A single window of Halosolutus gelatinilyticus DNA harbors:
- a CDS encoding chorismate mutase, with protein MTQDPNTDRQTDRLPEEMTLDELREEIETIDREIVELIAQRTYVADTIAQVKDERDLPTTDEEQEQQVMDRAGTNAEQFGVDANLVKAIFRLLIELNKVHQRENR; from the coding sequence ATGACCCAGGACCCGAACACGGATCGGCAGACGGATCGACTCCCCGAAGAGATGACCCTCGACGAACTGCGCGAGGAGATCGAGACGATCGATCGCGAGATCGTCGAACTGATCGCGCAACGGACGTACGTCGCGGACACGATCGCGCAGGTCAAAGACGAACGCGACCTGCCGACGACCGACGAAGAGCAAGAACAGCAGGTGATGGACCGGGCGGGAACGAACGCCGAACAGTTCGGCGTCGACGCGAACCTCGTGAAGGCGATTTTCAGACTGCTGATCGAACTGAACAAAGTACATCAGCGTGAAAACAGATAG
- a CDS encoding LysE family translocator: MLEPSVVLAFIPVAIALIVSPGPDSIYTLTRSISDGRTAGVTAALGSSTGSIVHTTAAVLGFSAILQASALAFTVVKLVGVAYLVYLGVQTLRNAEKFEISPDSTSYTPRESFRSALLINVLNPKVAVFFLAFLPQFVRPESSFTLQIFTLGVLFASLGFIYQAMLAVFSARARRVITERELVRDALRVASGSVLIGFGVELALERRTPA, translated from the coding sequence ATGTTAGAACCAAGCGTCGTCCTTGCGTTCATCCCGGTCGCAATCGCTCTCATCGTCTCACCCGGCCCAGATAGTATCTACACGTTGACGCGGAGTATCAGCGATGGACGCACTGCCGGTGTCACGGCCGCGCTCGGGTCTTCGACGGGGAGTATCGTGCACACGACCGCCGCCGTACTCGGGTTCTCGGCAATCCTGCAAGCGTCCGCGTTGGCGTTTACTGTCGTTAAATTGGTCGGCGTGGCGTATCTCGTTTATCTCGGCGTTCAGACGCTCAGAAATGCAGAAAAATTCGAAATTTCTCCGGATAGTACTAGCTACACGCCGCGCGAATCGTTTCGAAGCGCCCTGCTGATTAACGTTTTGAATCCGAAAGTGGCGGTATTTTTCCTCGCTTTCCTCCCGCAGTTCGTCCGACCGGAGAGTTCTTTCACCCTCCAAATTTTCACGCTCGGCGTATTGTTTGCGAGTCTCGGATTCATTTATCAAGCAATGCTCGCGGTATTCTCTGCGCGAGCAAGACGAGTGATTACTGAACGCGAACTCGTGAGAGATGCCCTTCGTGTGGCCAGCGGAAGTGTCCTCATCGGATTCGGGGTTGAACTGGCACTCGAACGAAGAACTCCTGCTTAG